One Orcinus orca chromosome 8, mOrcOrc1.1, whole genome shotgun sequence genomic window, ATGAATATATTTGAAAGAGATGTCAACGTCTTTCAGAAAAGAAGTTCTTTGTCCAGCAGTAGCACTTCTGTAAGTGCTTCTGGGCCCCAGGTCTTGCTTCTCTGCAGGACATGCTGGCACAGACCCAGGAACCtagagggaggagaagtggaaaAATAGAATGTGGCAGTGGGTTCTCTCCTAGCAGGGCCCAGCATCTGCTCCCAAACCACTTACTGAGAAACTCCTACCATCCCTCCCAGCCATCCCCAGCTGTGTGAGTCAGTGGAGATGGAACAAAAGAGAAGAGACTTCTAGAAAATGTGACAGTAATTCTTGTTGGCCCTAGGCAGGCCGGGGGGCGTCAAGGGAGAATGCAGGTCTGATTTCACCACTCCAGCTCTTCCCAGGTGGACATGAGAGGCAAGGCCCCCAATATGATGCTGAACAAACTCAGGTGAAACATCTCATGGCCCTTAACACCGCAGGGGAGGCAGTGTGATGTGGGCTTCCTTTGGTCTGGAGTTGTTAAGCTTGAGAGTAGGTAATCTGACCTTGGAGGGACCAGTTCTGCTTCACTGGTCCCCACCTGGACATCATGGTCACTGCATGGACTGTCTTCTCGCCCACGCTTGTCCTCCACTGGTCACTCCCTTCTGGTTGGTTCCTCTTGTCTCAGCTTCCCTGACACGTTCCTtcacctctctcctccccactctgtCTGGTGTTGCTCTTCTtcccccttctttcttctctcaagTGTAGATGCCCCTGCCTTCCTTACCTTCACGagttcatttgttctttaatttgctCCTGCACGCTGCCATGTAAACGTTCTACTATGTTCTGGGCACACAGCCCTATTGGGGCTTCCAGTCCGGTGTGGAGACCAGCATTTGGGGAAGGAAATCCATCATTGAAGAAACTTTGTCACGTCACtgaaaatacaataaagttatCCATAATGTTTCCCTGCCTTGACGTCTCCTGAATGAACACTGACTCCCTTCCTTTTAAAGCctcccaagggacttccctggttaaaactcagagggcctgggttcgatccctggtcagggaactagatcctgcatgcatgccgtaactaagagtttgcatgccacagctGAGgagtccacgtgccgcaactaagccctggcgcaaccaaataaataaataaaattttttttttttaagaaggaatatacctcttttttttttttttggtacgcgggcctctcactgttgtggcctctcccattgcggagcacaggctccggacgctctggctcagcggccatggctcacgggcccagccgctccacggcatgtgggatcttcccggaccagggcacgaacctgcatcggcaggcggactctcaaccactgcgccacctgggaagcccccctCAGGGGCTCTTTTGGTCAGCTGTGGCTCATCTGCACAGTGGGATGCAGCCCAGACACAGGGAAGACAGGAGAGCTTCTTCTGAAGGAATACGCAGAGGCCACGAATGAGGTTAAAAGCCAGATACAAAACCATGCATGGGTGTGTCAGCATTTGTATAGAAAAGGGGGATGGAGCACATGTACATGTTCACCTAGAttgtataaaatcataaaaaatctCTGTAAGATACATGGAAACCAGGCTGCCCTGTAGAAATTACTGGAGTGTGGGGCAGCAGGGAGAACGCTTCCTTGCATACCCGCTTGTACCTTCAGGAATTTTGAACCTTGTGAATGTATTGTAtgtattatctattttaaaatacacaaacttTAATAAAGAAAAGTTAATGAAGAGGCGCGGGAGGCTGGGACCCGCGGCGCCCACCAGCGCCCCGGTCATGTAGACGGACTGAGCCAGGTCTCAGAGGGCGCGGGCCTCACACACCAGATCCCACCGCGGGGAAGGGAGGGACGCTCTAGCCTCGGCCTCGGGCAGCAGCCCCAcggccccccccccacccccacccccccccccccgacctcCATCACCATGGTGGACGGGAAAACACTGTGGTCCTAGACTGAGTCGTCCTTGCGGCCCTTGGTGGCCGCCCTGTGGACGGAGGTGTTGGGGCCCAGGAGGGCCCACTGAGGCTGCATGAAGTGCCGGCATGGCTCGGGGGGCCCCAAGCAGGTCCAGGGGTACGGTGGCCCTCAGCCGGGCCCCTGAGCCATTGACAGTGGCCGCAGTGTGGTTGGCGGGCCTTTGGCAGTAGTGGCGGGGCACGGCGGCCGTGAAGTTCAGTTGTGGCCGGCCAGCAGGCTGCAGGGCAGCAGCAGGGCCGTGCAGACCAGCTGGAAGCCACCCACGCCACCCAGGGCGTCCAGCGGGTCTGTGAAGGCCATGGCCACGGGCCAGACCTGAGGCCCAGCCTCGGAGCCTTATGTGAAGGGGCTGGGACGGGGCCCTGAGAGGTGGAGGAACAGGCCAGGGTTAGGACCTCAGATGCCCGCGTCCCACAACTCAGAGGGGTCGGGTTACACCTCACAGGAGGCCTCGGGTGTCCCCAGGTCTGCAGGCCTCCCCCTCCTGCCAGGCCCTTTCTCCTCATTTCTCCCAGCCTCTCACCTCCGAGTTAGAAAAGCGAGGGGTCCTAGAGGGCCGCCTCATATCCCACTGCCCAGATCTCCAGGCTCAGCCCCCTGCCCATGGTCCTCACAGGGGGGACCCCAGCAGTAAATGTGGCACCATCGTCACCCTCCCCTTTTCTCTGGAGGCCACTCTGAGGCATCTTCAAGAGCCCAattccaggggacttccctggcagtctagagGTTGAGACTCTGCACctccaatgcgggggacgcgggttcgatccttggtcggggaactaggatcccacaagccgagtgatgtggccaaaaaaaaaaaaaaaaaaaagacgcgcAATTCCAGCCTCAGCACATGGGACCCAGTCCTGTCCCTGGGCTCCCTTGACGCCGGAGCCTTAAATGCTTGGAGGTCACGTAAGGGGGTGCCAGTGATTACAGCtgcttgcccctcccccacttccctggAAGTCAGAGGCTGCATAGGAGACACTTGGAAAAAAGTCCTTGAAAAATGCCCAAATAGGGCAACCAAGAGGAAGCCCtactctccctgcccccatcccaggTACTCTCaggctgggggtgtgggagggggcagggtctCTGCTCATCCAGACCCGCAGTGTTCCAACCTCTCATGAAAGGAAACCCAATACAGAGAGCTAAGCGGGTGGGGCCTGGTGCACCAGGCTCCCCGCCCCTCCACCTGGCCCCTCTCACAAACCAGCCCAGGATTCCGGGAAGTGATGGACCACTCCTCTTACTGATGAGGAGGCTGAGGCCCAGCAGGACTTGCCCAGGGACTCCCAAAGGCAAAAGGCAGATTCCAGGCCCTGTGCCCGACAGTCTGCCACTCAGGGCTCCACCTGGGGCTCCTGGTGGCCGAgggcagcccccaccccccagctgggCTCCTTCAGTCTTTGCTCTGCAGACGCTGCCCTGGTTTGCGGCTCACCCCTCCCCACGCTGTCCCAGCCCCTCCTCTACCCCCACCTCAACCTACTCTTTGTCTTATCTCTGGTAAGAAGAGCTGGGatccggggtggggggtgggggctggagcaGCTTATATAAGCTGCAGGTGTCTGGGTCACAGGGgcaactcccctcccccaccctcgaGAAGACTTAAAGGAGGCTCTGTGTTCTGGGGAGCTTCCTGGGGGTCAGGTTTGCGCTAAGTAGGGGTTTGGGTTTGAGCCAGAGCTGCACAGGCAGAGTGTGTGGGGAAAGAAGGGGTCAGGGCTTAGAGGAGCGGGGCATGTAGGACCAGCAGGGCCATGTGGGACCTCAGCAGTATGGCCCTGTCCCTGCAGGGGGtaccccatcctcccctcccagATGCCCAGGACTCCAGCAGAGGTGCCAGCCTCCAGGGCGATGGGGAAGGGgatggagggcagggcaggggcgggTGTGAGGCCCTGAGCAGAGTCCCTGCAGGACAAGGCTTGCTGTGCCCTCCTGGGCAGCAGGTGTAGGCAGAAACACACTCCAGAGTCAAAGGTGGGGCCGTTTCCTTTATTATTTGGGGTTTCTCTGCATGGAAACATGAGACTGCCCCACCCCATGCCCAGGTGCCTCTGGCACCCCCATAGGTGGTACATCAGTCCCCACAGAGGCCCCTTTAAAATCACCAATaataaaaaggagggagggagggagggagggaaggcctgACCACCCCGCAGGCAagtggggacagggctggggggaATGTGGGGCAGAGGGGGGCACTGGCTTCGGCACAGGAAGGAACAGGCATTCATTCCCAGCCCTGCGGAGGACGCCCCAGCTGGGAGAGCGCTCCGCACGGCTAGACAGCAGGCTGTGCAGAGCTAGTGGTTATAGTTTAAAGGCTGCAGCTGGGGTGTGGTGGGCTTGGGGGTGGAATGGGTGGcctgtggagggaggggaggggacacatCAGGATGTCCAGAGGCCTGGGGCCGTCAGCTCCCCCTGGGGCCCCATGTGAGGCAGGAACTAGCAAAAGCTGCCTTCCCGGTTTGGCAaccagaggggctgggggagtcCATCTGAGCCCGTGGCcagtggaggcagggagggccACGCAGCTCTGCCCAGAACAAAGGAACCGGGGCGGCCGGGAAGTGAGGACGAGGAGGACGAGGCCGCCTCCTGCTCCAAGGAAGGCACTTGCAGCTGGCGGGGCCTGGTGTGGCGGGGCCTGGTGTGGCGGGGCGGGAAGGCACGGCCCGGCAGACGAGGAGGGCAGAGAAGCACAGCAAGGGGCTCGTGCAAGAGCCCCTCATGCGAACATGGTCAGCTGTAACCACTGCCAGGCAGAGGGCGGAGAGAGGGGTCAGCCAGGGCAGAAACCCCAAGTccggcctcccagctccatggcTCAGGTGTCACCATCTCCTCACCCCCCTgagggcaggtgggagagggacgctcccggggagggggcggggcactCTCTTACCTCCTCGACCCCTGGGAGCCCAGGCTGCTGGCTCCTGTACAGGCCTCCAGGGGTCTGGCCCATCCTCCCCAGGACCCAGACACCCAAGCGTGTCCTTGCAGGACCCAGGTGGCCGGCCTTAGGGCTGGCGCTGAGGCCGCAGCCTCCAGCCCAGGCGGGTAAGAAAACACTGCCCCTGGGCACCTTCCCCAACCCGCCCGGAGGACAGCCCCACCTTAAACAAGTCAAAGGTCACGACTCCATCCAGATCCGTGTCCAGAGTCTTGAAAAACCCTGTGTGTTCAAGAAATGATGACATGGGGCTGAGAACTCAGTGGGACCTTCAGGCAGGGCCAGGAccaggccccacctcctgcctcacccccacctccccacagcGCCGCAAGCTCTCTCACCCTCACAGCCGGGGAGCAGCCCTTCCTGCTGCTCGAGAGCCCCCTCCAGAGTTCCCACCCAACTCCGTGTTGCCTGGCACTCAGCCTGCCTGGACCCCACCTCCCCGAGACCCTCGTTGGGGACGAGTTGGGGACTGAGCTGGAGGGGGAAGCCGACGGGGACACTCACGGAACATGGTCTCCAGCCGCACTAGGCAGCACACGAAGTTATCAAAGTCCACAGCCAGGTCGGGTTCCGAGTAGCGGGTGATGATGAGCTCGTACAGCTTCTTGTTGAGCTTGAAGCCTGGCGCAGGAGAGCAGGTGAGGGCCAGGGATGTGCAGCCAGGCCAGAGGGGGCGGAGAGGGGGACTGAGGCTGGGCAGGGTGagccccagggctggggggcATGAAGACCGcctgggcagggccaggagcTGGGCAAGTGCTGGTCCAGAGGGAGCTTGAGGACCCAGACTGCCCCAGGGAAGCAGGTGCTGGCCATCAGGGCCCAGGGTCCAGTTTCATTTGTTCTGAATGCCCTGGCCTCATCCTGACATGGGACTGAGGACGAGCCCTGCACTGCTCCCTTTGGAAGCTCTGGAGGCCAGCTCCACTCctccctggctgtgtggcctcaggccaGTCACTACCCCTCTCTGAGCTGCACTTTTCTCTGCTCAATGGGATAATAAAAGACCCTATCCTCATGAGGCTGCAGTCAgaacaaaaggaaattctgataaaGCGCTTGGCCCAGTCACCAGGAGAGAAAGGCAGTAGATGGCTGTTACTGCTTCACCACCATTGCCATCACCCCCCCAGGGACAAGGGCTAGTGGGTGGGCCACCGCCCTGGGTAGCTGTCAGAGAAGCGAGCCAGGGCCATCTCCCTGGGGCTCCACGAGTGCCACCAGCCCTCAGGCCTCACCTGCAGACTCGATGGCCATCCGCATCTCGTAGGCACTCATGCTGCCCGACTTGTCCAGGTCAAACTTCCGGAAAATTGACtgggggggtaggggtggggggcagagggtgAGGGCTTGGCGAGCATCCAGCCCTTCCCATCTGCCCAGGGTGGAGGGCTGAcgagggtggaggggagaggcccGAAGGGGGTCAGCCACTGGGATACGTGGGCTCGGAGAGGCAGACCCAGGGCAAGGGCCTAGTCCACACAGCTGGTCTCGGAGCCGCAGCCCGGCCGCCCGCTGTGACTGAGGctgcagaggaggggagggtgcTGCCAGCAGGGACCACCTACCAGGTAATTCCGGATGCGGTTCCACAGGATGTTGAACTCCACCAGGCCCAGCTTCCCGTTGCCGTCACGCTGGGCGGCCATTAAGAAGAAAACTCCACAGCTTAAACCAGGCACTGGGTGAGTGAGCACCGGGGAGAGCAAGacgaggagggggaggggagaaggggcaggaacCCGCAGACAGCTGCCTGGGGCCAGGCCTGAATCGGGGTGGCTGAGAGGGGCGCAAACAGAGCACCAGCCTCAGGGTCACCTGCAGACGAGGCCCTGCCCGCCTCTCACTCAACACAGGCCTGTGCCTCGGTCCCCGCCCCACCCCGATCAATGGGAAGATGCCAGGAAGGAACTGGTCTGTCCACACTTGTCCCTTTCTCTGCGCTGCTCCTGGGATGGGTCACTCAGGGCTCTCCCCATGCCTACATCCCACCCCAAAGGCCGGCTCAGGAGGCAAAAGCAAAGGGAGGATACGTCCATGAGGTTCACCATGCTGCGGCAGGACTCCAGGCTGAAGCCCTTGGTCCGCAGGTCTTTGTCTGCAAGAAAAACCAGTCCCAACACCTCAACCCAGCCAGCTTCCTGGGGCTGCCCCGTGCTGGGCACACTGGTGGGACAAGGGTCCGGGAGGCACCATTTCTGTCCCCTGGTGTGTAAAGTCTAGGCTAGTAGGTATGTAGGATTGTTTCCATCATCAGAAAAAAGAGTTTAAGGTATTTTAGCAGTCAGGCCGGTGTCCCAACAGGCACGTCAACACCACCATTAGACCCGAGTGAAAAGGAACAGTGCTAAGTATAAGTGAAAGAAACACAGTAGAAACGTGCAGCATAGGCGGTCACGGCAGGGGTGGGGTTTGCTGCAGGCCCCGAGGGTGAGAAGAGCAGGAGAGGGGCTCTGGGCTGAGGGAGCAGCATGCACAGAGGTCGGAGGTGAGAGGTCAGAGGCGGGGGCAAAGGGAAGGTTGAAGGGCGGTTGCCTTCAGTTTTGCACATTGGGGAGTGAAGCTGGCCACCTGCCTTCTGGGAGGAAGGGGCGCCCACACACCGGCCCTAAGGTGCTGTCAGCCGGCTAAGCTTCTAATCACACCAGGCACAGCGCTCAGGCACGGAGAGCAGCAAGATGGCATGAGGAGTTTGGGAGGAAAAAGGGGGTGAGCAGGGCTCAGAAAGGTGGTGGAGGGTGCCCCACCCACGGAGACCAAGGGGTTGGGTTCAGCCCAGGGCGGGAGCAGAAGGCTAGATTCTGGAGTTTGGAGGAACGGGGCGGGGGGGTAGGGGGGGTGGGAAGCAGGACACGGGGTGGAGAGCAGCCACTCGGATGCTCACGTTTGCCAATGATCCTGTTGAGGATGGTCTGCAGCTCCTTGACACTGATCTCCATGtcctgggggaagagggaggaggagccTTTTCCACTCTGGGGAAAGGCTGCCCCTCGGTGCCCCCGAACACCCGTCCACCACGCCCAGCCTACCTCCCCTGCCAGTTGTCTGAAGAGGGATTTGAAGTTCTCATCAATCTCCTCTTCTGAGAGTACTTGCTGGATGGAGAAGCGGGGGAGAGCAGGTCAGGGGcaccccagcctggcccctgcATGGGCAGCTgctggaggcagggctgggaccaCTCATCAGCTATGTGTCACTTCACCTCTGAGCCTcactcttctcatctgtaaaatgggaacctGGCCCCTACCCTATCCCTGTCCAGGCCTCTGTGGCCTAAATGTGGAGAGGGAAGGTCAGCTCAATGATGAACAGTGAGGCTTTGATTCCCTGCTGcacgaccttgggcaagttccttaacctctctgaacttgagTTTCCCACTGAGAGGGTAGTAACAGTACCCTGACACAGCTGTTATGGAGGAAACGGGGTGACCCAGGTAAAGAGCTCAGCACAGACCCAGCAGAGAGCAAGAACCCGGGGACCCTGTGCCATTATTATGACAAAGTcctttgcaaactgtaaagtgctggGCAAATGAGGGATCAGTATTACTCTTAGGGCTCCTGCCAGGAGGGGCTCTGCGCTGCCAGCCGGAGCCCAGGGCACAGGACACCCAgagtgagggagaggaggagggtggcTGGTGGGGCCAGGGCATGTACCTCGTCAGGGAGATTGGCCTGGATCTGGTCATCCAGCTCTCTGCAGAGGGTGGGGAGACAGGGGGCCAGTcagcagtgggggggggggcaggaggggcGTGGGGGGCGCGCAGAGAGCGGGGTGGGGGGTCCTTCTACTCACTGGGTCCCAGCGCTCTTCTCTGAGAAGAAACGCAGCACAAAGTCGCCCTCCTTGTTGGGCTCGAAGGTGGACGGCACCACCACATACTCCCCGGGTGGCAGGCGGAAGCGGGTGCTGACCTCCCGCAGGTTGATGAACTGCTCGGAGCGGGCCCGAGACGCGTTGGCCAGGAAGAAGTCCCGCTTCAGGTGCACGGCCGGCCTGCCCATCAGCTGGCGGGACGGAAGGAGGGAGCGGGGGCTGCAGCTGCCCGCTCAGCCCACCCTTAGGAGCTGCCCCCAGACCCAGATCCAGCCAGAACCAGACCCAGATCCAGACCCCAGGCTCCAGGTTCTGGCCAAGCGGCTGGAGAGCTGTGTCACGGCTCCGTCACCCACAGGCTACCCGACCCTGACAAGTCACAGTGCttgttacctcatctgtaaaatgggggtaacagCCCTGCCTACTGCAccgggtggaggggaggagacaCCATGAGGTGAATGTAGATACTGTGACACCATGAAATAACTTTCTCATTATCCTTACCTGGAGCTTCCCCTGTGTCAGACACTGCAGGGCCTTTTACACGTCACCTCGCTTAACGCTCATGACAACTCATTTTACAGACACTGACGCCAAGGCTTAGAGcctaagcaacttgcccaagggtACAGAACACTCAGCCCACTACCAACCTGCTCCTAGCCAGCACCCCAGACGGTCTCAGTGTGACAGTAAGACAGGAAGAGCCTCACGGGTGTGCGTCAGGTGGGGCtctgagggccagggttcaaatccagctCCCTTACTTATTACCTGCTCTGACCCCCAGGAGGACAGTGTTTGCTCTGCCCACTGAACAgcaggcaggggggtgggggcacTGTGTTAGCCCCAAGATGAGGAGACTTCTTAGCTCTCTGCGTGTGGGCTTGCCACCGTCCTGCTCCCTCTGGGCACCATTGGGCCATGTGTGTTCAAGGATGTGTAAATCCAGGCGAGTCAGATGCCACACCTACCTCCGGAGGGACCTGCCAGAGAGACGAGGGGAGTTAGAGATGCTCGCCTGGCCCAGGGGCAGATGCTGTGGTGTGTGCTGGGCAGCGGCCCTGAGTTCTTAAGATGAAAATGATGGGATGAAGAGACCAGGAGACAGGGTCCTGGACAGGGGCCAGTGTTGACCCAGACCTGTATTCATGCCAGAGAGGGACCCCAGGACCCCAGGAGGGAGGCCCAGGCAGGGCCCTCTGTCCCTGGAATGCCCTGCACCTCAGCTCTGAACCAGAGCCTCCAGGACTGCCCCATGGGGCGGCCAACTGCAGAGTCCTCCGGCCCAGGGACACTGGAGGTCCACCCCAATCTGCTACGAGGGGCCGTGGGCCTGGGCTGAGGCTGCGACTGTCCTTTACCCCCACCAGGGAGATCCAGAAGTTTCTGTCTTGAATACAGTGCGTGAAGCAGGGCCCTCCACGGCCAGCCTCTGCTTACATACTTCCAAGACAGGGAGCTCACTACTCCTTCAGGGAAGACCACTTGCCCACTTCTTTCTGAAACTGAGTCAAAGTCTTTCTCCCAGGTGTCAGCTAAGGCAGATCCCTCTGCCCGAAAGCAGCCATGCAGCCTCTAAGGACAGGGGAGAATTGCAGAATCTTCCCCTCTCCTAGCTAAACATCTTCCTCATCCTCCATCTGCCTCACGGAATGAATTTTAGGCCCCTGGCTGCCCCAGTCCTGGCGGAGGGCCTCAGCAGGTGCCTCCCGAAGGCTCAGTCTAGGGCTGCGTGCCTCAGGGGTGTGACTGGCCCCAGTCGGCTCTGGATGGGCGGGCGCCGCCTTGTCCTCTGGCGGCCCTGGCGTCCCCTGGCGGAGCTTGCCGGGAGGCCGCTTTCTCTGCCGGGTGCTGGGCGATCCGCCCGCTCGCTCACCTCGTAGACAGCGAAGCCTATGGTCTCCATGTCGCGGCCAAATCGGCGCTCCCTACGGCGGTGCTTCTGCATGAGGGCGAGCAGGAAGCTGCAGCCTGACTCCCGACTCCTGTAGTCGTCGTCGTCATCCGGGTCATCCGTCTCCTCCAGCTGGATCTTGAACTGGGGGTTCACCCAGAAGGTGGCTGCAGGAGGTAGGGAGGCAGGATCAGAGGAGAAGCAAAGCAGTGCCCCCAAGCCTTCCCTCCcccatgttttcattcattcaacaaattttactGTGGCCACCG contains:
- the SLC22A20 gene encoding LOW QUALITY PROTEIN: solute carrier family 22 member 20 (The sequence of the model RefSeq protein was modified relative to this genomic sequence to represent the inferred CDS: inserted 1 base in 1 codon; deleted 1 base in 1 codon; substituted 1 base at 1 genomic stop codon) — encoded protein: MAFTDPLDALGGVGGFQLVCTALLLPCSLLAGHNXNFTAAVPRHYCQRPANHTAATVNGSGARLRATVPLDLLGAPEPCRHFMQPQWALLGPNTSVHRAATKGRKDDSVXDHSVFPSTMVMEV
- the CAPN1 gene encoding calpain-1 catalytic subunit isoform X3, with translation MGIWMTEEVITPVYCTGVSAQVQKQRAKELGLGRHENAIKYLGQDYDQLRVHCLQSGALFRDEAFPPVPQSLGFKDLGPNSSKTYGIKWKRPTELFSNPQFIVDGATRTDICQGALGDCWLLAAIASLTLNDTLLHRVVPHGQSFQDGYVGIFHFQISSILDMEAVTFKKLVKGHAYSVTGAKQVNYQGQMVNLIRMRNPWGEVEWTGAWSDGSPEWNNVDPYVREQLRVKMEDGEFWMSFRDFMREFTRLEICNLTPDTLKSQRFRNWNTTLYEGTWRRGSTAGGCRNYPATFWVNPQFKIQLEETDDPDDDDDYRSRESGCSFLLALMQKHRRRERRFGRDMETIGFAVYEVPPELMGRPAVHLKRDFFLANASRARSEQFINLREVSTRFRLPPGEYVVVPSTFEPNKEGDFVLRFFSEKSAGTQELDDQIQANLPDEQVLSEEEIDENFKSLFRQLAGEDMEISVKELQTILNRIIGKHKDLRTKGFSLESCRSMVNLMDRDGNGKLGLVEFNILWNRIRNYLSIFRKFDLDKSGSMSAYEMRMAIESAGFKLNKKLYELIITRYSEPDLAVDFDNFVCCLVRLETMFRFFKTLDTDLDGVVTFDLFKWLQLTMFA